The following are encoded together in the Bos taurus isolate L1 Dominette 01449 registration number 42190680 breed Hereford chromosome 17, ARS-UCD2.0, whole genome shotgun sequence genome:
- the PABPC4L gene encoding polyadenylate-binding protein 4-like — MNIAAKYRQASLYVGDLHADVTEDLLFKKFSAVGPVLSIRICRDLVTRRSLGYAYVNFLQLADAQKALDTMNFDLIKGKSIRLMWSQRDAYLRKSGIGNVFIKNLDRSIDNKTLYEHFSAFGKILSSKVMSDDHGSRGYAFVHFQNQIAADRAIEEMNGALLKDCRLFVGRFKSRKDREAEFQNKAHEFTNVYIKNFGDEMDDERLKEVFSKYGKTLSVKVMTDSSGKSKGFGFVSFDSHEAAKRAVEEMNGKDINGQLLFVGRAQKKAERQAELKQMFEQLKHERFRRCQGAKLYIKNLDETIDDEKLRREFSSFGSISRVKVMQEEGRSKGFGLICFSSAEEATKAMTEMNGRILGSKPLNIALAQKP, encoded by the coding sequence ATGAACATAGCAGCCAAGtaccgccaggcctccctgtacgtAGGTGACCTCCATGCGGATGTCACCGAGGACCTGCTGTTCAAGAAGTTCAGCGCCGTGGGCCCCGTGTTGTCCATCCGCATCTGCAGGGACCTGGTCACCCGCCGCTCCCTGGGCTACGCCTATGTGAACTTTCTGCAGCTGGCGGATGCCCAAAAGGCCCTGGACACCATGAACTTTGACCTGATAAAGGGCAAATCCATCCGTCTCATGTGGTCTCAACGTGACGCCTACTTAAGGAAATCTGGAATTGGGAACGTGTTCATCAAGAATCTGGACAGATCCATTGATAACAAAACCCTTTATGAACACTTTTCAGCGTTTGGGAAGATCCTGTCCTCCAAGGTGATGAGTGATGATCACGGCTCCCGGGGCTATGCATTCGTGCACTTTCAAAACCAGATTGCTGCAGACAGGGCCATCGAGGAGATGAATGGGGCACTGCTTAAGGACTGCAGGCTGTTTGTTGGCAGATTCAAAAGCCGCAAAGATCGAGAAGCCGAGTTTCAAAACAAAGCCCATGAATTCACCAATGTTTACATCAAAAATTTCGGAGATGAGATGGATGATGAGAGACTAAAGGAAGTTTTCAGCAAGTACGGCAAAACCCTGAGTGTTAAGGTTATGACAGATTCCAGTGGAAAATCCAAAGGCTTTGGCTTTGTGAGTTTTGATAGCCACGAGGCTGCCAAAAGGGCTGTTGAAGAAATGAATGGAAAGGACATAAACGGACAGCTGCTTTTTGTAGGCCGGGCACAGAAGAAAGCAGAGCGACAGGCTGAGTTAAAGCAAATGTTTGAGCAGCTGAAACATGAAAGATTTCGGCGGTGCCAGGGTGCGAAGCTCTATATTAAGAACCTGGATGAGACCATTGATGATGAAAAACTGCGGAGGGAATTTTCTTCATTTGGATCAATTAGCAGGGTTAAGGTAATGCAGGAAGAAGGGCGAAGCAAAGGGTTTGGCTTGATCTGCTTCTCCTCTGCGGAGGAGGCCACTAAAGCAATGACGGAGATGAATGGCCGCATCTTAGGCTCCAAGCCACTCAACATCGCCCTGGCCCAGAAACCCTAG